The region CCGCAGACCCTGGTCGAGCGGGTGCGCTCGACCGGCGCCGACCTCGGCATCGCCTTCGACGGCGACGGCGACCGCGTGCTGTTCGTCGACGGCGAAGGCCGCATCTGCGACGGCGACGACCTGCTGTACGTGCTCGCCACCGACTGGCAGGACAGCGGCCGCCTGCAGGGCCCGGTGGTCGGTACCTTGATGACCAACTACGGCCTGGAGCGCGCCTTCGAGCAGCGCGGCATCCCGTTCCTGCGCGCCAAGGTCGGCGACCGCTACGTCCACCAGCAATTGATCGCCCACGGCGGCGTGCTGGGCGGCGAAGCCTCCGGCCATCTGCTGTGCCTGGACCGCACCAGCACCGGCGACGGCATCGTCAGCGCGCTGCAGGTGCTGGAAGTGCTGGGCCGGCGTGGTCTGAGCCTGCGCACCGCGCTCGAAGGTTTGAGCCGGGTGCCGCAGAAGACCATCAACGTCCGCTACGAAGGCAGCAACAAGCCGACCGAAGCGGCCTCGGTGAAGCAGGCCCTGGCCCAGGCCGAAGCCGCCGTGGCCGGACGCGGCCGCGCCTTCCTGCGTCCCTCCGGCACCGAGCCGGTGGTGCGCGTGACCGTCGAAGCCGACGAAGCCACTCTGATGCAGACCACGCTCGACACGCTGGCCAACGCCGTACGCGCGGCCGTCTGAAGCTGCGAGCCGGATACCGATCGCACCGACGCGCAGGCGTCGGTGCGATTTTTTTTGCCTGGTTAAGCTCATGTAGGAGCGACGTAAGTCGCGACCACCATGCATCCGAGTCTGCGCGGCAATCGGCAACCCCGCGGATGCGGCTCGCGTCGTTGCCATGAGAGCACACAGCTTTGGGGTAGGAGCGACGCAAGTCGCGACCGTGATCCATCCGAGCCTTCGCAGCCATCGGCTGCCCCGCAGTCGCGGCTCACCCCGCTCCTACAAGAGCGCGCGGCTTCGGGTAGGAGCGAGGCAAGTCGCGACCGCCATGCGTCCGTAGCTGCGCAGCCATCGATGCCCCCGCCTCGCGGCTCACGCCGCTCCTACAGGGGTCGTGGCGAGTTGCGGCGACGCAACTCGCCCCTCAACGCTGCTGAAACCGCGTCAGCATTTCCCAGGAAGACTTGACCGCGGCCGGGTCGACCTTGGCCTCGGGCAGGGGGCGGTATTGGCGGTCGACCACCGTGGCGGCGCCGTAGTTGTCGAACAGATAGATCCGGTCGCCCTGGCGGATGCCGCGCTGCGACCAGCTTTCGACCAGCAGCGGGCGCGACGGCTGCCCCGGACCGAACAGGTCGCGGCCGGTGCTGTAGTCGGCGCTGTCGTTGCGGCAGCCGAGCGCATGCCGCATCAGGGTCGGGACCAGGTCTTCGTGCGAGGTGGTGTGGGCGATCTTCCGCGGCGTCTTGCCCGGCCAGTGCAGCACGAACGGCGTGCGCAACTGAAAGTCGGAGAAGTTGCCGTTGTGGCCCCAGTAATTCTGCTTGAGGTCGTTGAATTCCTCGCCGTGGTCGCCGGTGATCACCACCACCGTATTGTCGGCGAAGGGGCTGGCCCGGAGCCGGGCGAGGAAACGGCCGATCAGCTGGTCGCTGTAATGCACCGAGGCGCGGTAGCGATTGAACTCCGGAGTCGGATCGTGATCCGGCCCGAATTCGAACACGTTGATTTCTTTCGCCATCGGCTGGAACGGCGAGACATAGCCCTTGGGCATGTAGTAAGGCTGGTGCGGCGAATCCAGGAACACGAAACCGAAGAAACGCTCATCGGCCGGCGTCGCGACGATGTCGGCCTGCAGGCGTTCCAGGATGGTCTGGTCGCGTTCGGCGCTCTTGCGTTCGCGCGGGCCGTTGACGATGTGCTCGCGCACTTCCGAGAACGCGGTGCGGTCGAATTCCGGGTTGTACAGCGGCGCGCTGCCGTAGATGTGCATGCCGTAGCCGTCGCGCTTCATCTGCCCGATCAGGGCCGAGCCGCGCTGTTCGGCGAGCATCTTGTGCCAGTAGCCGCCGGGCAGGCCGTAGAGCAGGCCGAACACACCGAAGCGGGTGGCGTTGCCGGCGCTGTAGTGATCCTCGAAGTTCAGCGACTGCTGCGCATAGCGCCAGGTGTTCGGCATCACCTCCGGGGTCAGCACGTCGTAGCGCAGCGATTCGAGCAGGATCACCACCACGTTGAGCTTGGGCTGGGCCTCGCACTGCAGCGGCCGGCGCGGATACGCCAGCAGGCCTTCGCCCTCGCTCGGCAGGCGCGCGGACTCGTCGTTGCCGACGCCGAAGCGATGCAAGGCATCCTTCAGGGTGATCGGTTGCGCCCACGGGATATAGGGCAGCTGCGACATCACCGCGCGGTCGCCGCGGGCGTCGGCGTAGGCGACCATGCCCTGTCCGAACAACATCACCGCGGCCGCGATCCACCAGGCCTTGACGATGCGGATCGTGCCCGGTCGGCGCGCCAGCGCCTGCCACCACAGCCAGGCCGCCAGGATCTCGAGCACCAGCACCGAGCCGACCGCGACGGCGATCAGCCCCCACACCGCACCGGAAAACACCACCTGGTCCTGCATCGCGCCGCCGAACACCATGTTCGCGACCATGGCGTTGAGGTGGAACCGGTACAGGGCGAAGACCTTCGCGTCGGCCACCAGCAGGCAGATCCAGGCCGCCTGCAGGATCACCGCGGCGACGGTCATCCAACGCATGCGCCGGCCGATCCAGCCCAGCAGCAGCGGCACCACGCCGAGCAGGGCGCCGAAGAACAGGAAGTGTCCGGGCAGGGCCACGGTCAGGAAGAGCGCCGCCTTCCAGTGCTCGGCCAGATGGCCGAAGGGGATGTTGAACCCGGCGATCGCGATCGCCGCCGCCGCGTTGGTCAGGGTGAACCCGGTCAGCCAGGCCAGGGCGCGACGCACCGTGAAGGCTTGGCGGGCGGCTAAGTCATCCATCTAAGGAACGTCTCGGGCGGTCGGTGGCGCTGCCGGTCAGCAACGCCGGGTCGGGGC is a window of Lysobacter antibioticus DNA encoding:
- a CDS encoding DUF3413 domain-containing protein, producing MDDLAARQAFTVRRALAWLTGFTLTNAAAAIAIAGFNIPFGHLAEHWKAALFLTVALPGHFLFFGALLGVVPLLLGWIGRRMRWMTVAAVILQAAWICLLVADAKVFALYRFHLNAMVANMVFGGAMQDQVVFSGAVWGLIAVAVGSVLVLEILAAWLWWQALARRPGTIRIVKAWWIAAAVMLFGQGMVAYADARGDRAVMSQLPYIPWAQPITLKDALHRFGVGNDESARLPSEGEGLLAYPRRPLQCEAQPKLNVVVILLESLRYDVLTPEVMPNTWRYAQQSLNFEDHYSAGNATRFGVFGLLYGLPGGYWHKMLAEQRGSALIGQMKRDGYGMHIYGSAPLYNPEFDRTAFSEVREHIVNGPRERKSAERDQTILERLQADIVATPADERFFGFVFLDSPHQPYYMPKGYVSPFQPMAKEINVFEFGPDHDPTPEFNRYRASVHYSDQLIGRFLARLRASPFADNTVVVITGDHGEEFNDLKQNYWGHNGNFSDFQLRTPFVLHWPGKTPRKIAHTTSHEDLVPTLMRHALGCRNDSADYSTGRDLFGPGQPSRPLLVESWSQRGIRQGDRIYLFDNYGAATVVDRQYRPLPEAKVDPAAVKSSWEMLTRFQQR
- the glmM gene encoding phosphoglucosamine mutase; translated protein: MARKYFGTDGIRGRVGEGPISADFVLRLGNAYGHALIRRGWRNPMVIIGKDTRISNYMFEAALEAGLVAAGVDVQLMGPMPTPAVAHLTRSLRADGGIVISASHNPHYDNGIKFFSAEGEKLDDETELAIEAALEEPFQTVESERLGKAVRTRDAIGRYLEACKNSVPRGFDLSGMRIAMDCANGATYQSGPLVLSELGARVDAIGIEPNGLNINDGVGSTHPQTLVERVRSTGADLGIAFDGDGDRVLFVDGEGRICDGDDLLYVLATDWQDSGRLQGPVVGTLMTNYGLERAFEQRGIPFLRAKVGDRYVHQQLIAHGGVLGGEASGHLLCLDRTSTGDGIVSALQVLEVLGRRGLSLRTALEGLSRVPQKTINVRYEGSNKPTEAASVKQALAQAEAAVAGRGRAFLRPSGTEPVVRVTVEADEATLMQTTLDTLANAVRAAV